The following coding sequences are from one Streptomyces sp. NBC_01294 window:
- a CDS encoding GbsR/MarR family transcriptional regulator: protein MPGGRLTQQERQQIASGVADGLAYAEIARGLDRPTSTVTREVMRNGGPAAYRADLAHRATEHRTHRRKQTAPRAAGAPPQADGRDADAVREYEETFTTLLMQSGVPKMMARVLTCLYTTDAGSLTASDLVQRLQVSPASISKAIAFLEGQGLVRRERDERRRERYLVDDDVWYQSMIASARSNAELAETARQGVGVLGPDTPAAIRLENIARFLDFVGESITRAAEQAREILYTKPETTPGHTAEPSTDRG, encoded by the coding sequence ATGCCGGGAGGCAGGCTCACTCAGCAGGAACGTCAGCAGATCGCGTCGGGAGTGGCCGACGGTCTCGCCTACGCGGAGATCGCCAGGGGTCTCGACCGTCCGACCTCGACGGTCACGCGTGAGGTGATGCGCAACGGCGGCCCCGCCGCCTACCGCGCCGACCTGGCCCACCGCGCCACCGAGCACCGCACCCACCGGCGCAAGCAGACCGCACCCCGGGCAGCGGGCGCACCCCCGCAGGCCGACGGCCGCGACGCCGACGCGGTGCGCGAGTACGAGGAGACGTTCACCACCCTCCTCATGCAGTCGGGCGTGCCCAAGATGATGGCCCGCGTGCTGACCTGCCTCTACACCACCGACGCGGGCAGCCTCACCGCGTCCGACCTCGTCCAGCGCCTCCAGGTCAGCCCGGCCTCCATCTCCAAGGCCATCGCCTTCCTCGAAGGCCAGGGCCTCGTCCGCAGGGAACGCGACGAACGCCGCCGCGAGCGCTACCTGGTCGACGACGACGTCTGGTACCAGTCGATGATCGCCAGCGCCCGGTCCAACGCCGAGCTCGCGGAGACCGCACGCCAGGGCGTCGGCGTCCTCGGCCCCGACACCCCGGCCGCCATCCGCCTGGAGAACATCGCCCGCTTCCTCGACTTCGTCGGCGAGAGCATCACCCGCGCCGCGGAGCAGGCGCGCGAGATCCTCTACACGAAACCCGAAACGACCCCGGGCCACACTGCCGAGCCGAGCACGGATCGCGGATAG
- a CDS encoding M6 family metalloprotease domain-containing protein — protein MPQTRHRIRRSRRTSAFIGLTALALGVTATASTGISSHGNSAAGAVATTVESALAPCRIAGTMGVQMSEGLPTPPGYSRSTGEVRALNLMIDFPDAKGEGTAMDRLAEFFPQTSDWFRTSSYGRLAYRAEAPIATWLRMPMPFAAYGIERGSAYEPGYRQLAEHIAKAADPDVDFSRYDLINVLVTPNAGPSALDTVLSVTFSGNGEAPVADGVPLANASFVYSRQDDGSGTYRETGYRVLPHENGHVFGLPDLYTSDGGSTVGHWDIMSEDWGANNDLLGWHKWKLGWLDSTQISCASKPGTSDHVLSPLSVRGGTKLAFVPLSESAGYAVEVRTRAGNDEAVCKPGVLIYKVDSDVDTGRGPVTVSDSADASGGCTRRPNVHAELSDAPFRPGETFTDEKAGISISVVGELRTGSYQVRINRP, from the coding sequence ATGCCGCAGACCCGCCACCGGATACGCAGATCACGCCGCACCAGCGCGTTCATCGGGCTGACCGCGCTGGCCCTCGGCGTCACGGCGACCGCGAGCACGGGGATATCCAGCCACGGCAACTCGGCGGCCGGAGCGGTGGCCACGACCGTCGAATCGGCTCTCGCGCCCTGCCGGATCGCCGGCACGATGGGCGTCCAGATGTCCGAGGGCCTGCCGACCCCTCCCGGGTACTCCCGCTCGACCGGGGAGGTCCGGGCCCTGAACCTGATGATCGACTTCCCCGATGCCAAGGGCGAGGGCACGGCCATGGACCGGCTGGCGGAGTTCTTCCCCCAGACCTCCGACTGGTTCCGCACCAGCTCCTACGGGCGGCTGGCCTACCGGGCCGAGGCGCCGATAGCGACCTGGCTGCGGATGCCGATGCCCTTCGCGGCGTACGGGATCGAGCGCGGGTCCGCGTACGAGCCGGGCTACCGGCAGCTCGCCGAGCACATCGCGAAGGCCGCCGACCCCGACGTGGACTTCAGCCGGTACGACCTGATCAACGTCCTGGTCACGCCGAACGCCGGGCCGTCCGCCCTGGACACCGTCCTGTCGGTGACCTTCTCGGGCAACGGTGAGGCGCCGGTCGCCGACGGGGTGCCGCTGGCCAACGCGTCCTTCGTCTACAGCCGGCAGGACGACGGCTCCGGCACCTACCGGGAGACCGGCTACCGGGTGCTCCCACACGAGAACGGGCACGTCTTCGGACTGCCCGACCTCTACACCTCCGACGGCGGCAGCACGGTCGGGCACTGGGACATCATGAGCGAGGACTGGGGCGCCAACAACGACCTGTTGGGCTGGCACAAGTGGAAGCTGGGCTGGCTGGACAGCACGCAGATCAGTTGCGCGTCGAAGCCGGGCACGAGTGACCACGTCCTGTCCCCGCTGTCGGTGCGGGGCGGGACGAAGCTGGCCTTCGTACCGCTGTCGGAGAGTGCCGGATACGCGGTGGAGGTGCGGACCCGGGCCGGGAACGACGAGGCCGTCTGCAAGCCCGGCGTCCTCATCTACAAGGTGGACTCCGACGTGGACACCGGACGCGGCCCGGTGACGGTGTCGGACAGCGCGGACGCGAGCGGCGGCTGCACCCGGCGGCCGAACGTGCACGCGGAGCTCTCGGACGCGCCGTTCCGGCCGGGCGAGACCTTCACCGACGAGAAGGCGGGCATCAGCATCTCGGTGGTGGGCGAACTGCGCACCGGCAGCTACCAGGTCCGGATCAACCGGCCGTAG
- a CDS encoding acyltransferase family protein produces the protein MKFIPTLTRRTSAAPVAAPVAAPAATPGARLGWLDALRGIAALIVALHHFDVLRMLPFGGMVWRNFDMGLFGVMLFFIVSGYIIPASLERRGDVRGFWIGRIFRIYPALIAAFVLSIMMLPPGDGSVALLRTGDDPASLVANGLMLQDLLGVINGMNVTWTLCYEMVFYFFVTALFTRGLHRHSGPIAVALAGVALVTGTAVGTGLLNAELGSIRQLLLIVTPLVLVGLVGVLSGNRVLTGAGALLLAGVGLVLVSLNSRAPAFETWMIFATMFAGTVVYRAQHGQLARVPALLSCGFVVVAGVLVGWLYNRGEALNQTWSSGWKAWSIAYLAAWALFGIGFLLRGRRFPKVLTWLGAISFSVYLLHIPLLRTVEPLVGVPPQPSSTLGRIVWTAIFLGVVVVVSHLMYRLVEMPMQRLGKRVHKAADRRRPRTAATTPTPLATPAEPDAALSGASRT, from the coding sequence GTGAAGTTCATACCCACACTCACCCGGCGGACGTCCGCCGCGCCGGTCGCCGCGCCGGTCGCCGCACCGGCCGCCACCCCAGGTGCCCGGCTCGGCTGGCTGGACGCGCTCCGCGGCATCGCCGCACTGATCGTGGCGCTCCACCACTTCGACGTGCTGCGGATGCTGCCCTTCGGGGGCATGGTCTGGCGGAACTTCGACATGGGCCTGTTCGGCGTCATGCTCTTCTTCATCGTCAGCGGCTACATCATTCCGGCCTCGCTGGAACGACGCGGTGACGTCCGCGGCTTCTGGATCGGCCGGATCTTCCGGATCTACCCGGCCCTGATCGCCGCCTTCGTTCTCTCGATCATGATGCTGCCGCCGGGGGACGGCTCGGTCGCGCTGCTGCGCACCGGCGACGACCCGGCCTCACTGGTCGCGAACGGCCTGATGCTCCAGGACCTGCTCGGCGTCATCAACGGCATGAACGTCACCTGGACGCTCTGCTACGAGATGGTCTTCTACTTCTTCGTCACCGCCCTGTTCACCCGCGGCCTGCACCGGCACAGCGGGCCGATCGCGGTGGCGCTGGCCGGCGTCGCGCTGGTGACCGGTACGGCCGTCGGCACCGGGCTCCTCAACGCGGAGCTCGGCTCGATCCGGCAGCTCCTGCTGATCGTGACGCCGCTCGTGCTCGTGGGCCTCGTCGGCGTGCTCAGCGGCAACCGCGTCCTGACCGGGGCGGGCGCCCTGCTGCTCGCCGGCGTCGGCCTGGTCCTTGTCTCGCTCAACAGCCGGGCCCCGGCCTTCGAGACCTGGATGATCTTCGCGACGATGTTCGCCGGCACCGTGGTGTACCGGGCGCAGCACGGACAGCTCGCCCGCGTCCCGGCCCTGCTCTCCTGCGGTTTCGTCGTCGTCGCGGGCGTGCTCGTCGGCTGGCTGTACAACCGGGGCGAGGCTCTGAACCAGACCTGGTCCTCGGGCTGGAAGGCCTGGTCGATCGCGTACCTCGCCGCATGGGCGCTCTTCGGTATCGGCTTCCTCCTGCGGGGGCGCCGCTTCCCGAAGGTGCTGACCTGGCTCGGCGCGATCAGCTTCTCGGTGTACCTGCTGCACATCCCGCTGCTGCGCACCGTCGAACCGCTGGTGGGCGTTCCGCCGCAGCCGTCCTCGACGCTCGGCCGGATCGTCTGGACGGCGATCTTCCTCGGCGTCGTCGTGGTCGTCAGCCACCTGATGTACCGCCTGGTCGAGATGCCGATGCAGCGCCTCGGCAAACGAGTCCACAAGGCAGCGGACCGCCGCCGCCCCCGAACCGCCGCCACGACACCGACCCCACTCGCAACCCCCGCCGAACCCGACGCGGCCCTCTCCGGCGCGTCCCGCACCTGA
- a CDS encoding TetR/AcrR family transcriptional regulator — protein sequence MAAAPEVTPGLKVATGPEVTPGLKVATGPEVTPGPEVTTGPAATTGPGAPAEAGATAGATGLPRPRADAVRNRERILTAAREAFVEFGAATPFDEVARRAGIGNATLYRHFPDRPTLVRQVVLFTMGRVTASAEGSLAEEPDAFAALCRFTHTAADERIGALCPALADDFDREHPELIAARTALETAVETLLTAGQDAGLVRTDIGIGDLMVALSQLSRPLPGTACLDTDRFAHRHLQLFLDGLRAPARSELPGSAATLEDLRQKTM from the coding sequence CTGGCGGCGGCGCCCGAGGTCACGCCCGGTCTCAAGGTCGCGACCGGTCCCGAGGTCACGCCCGGTCTCAAGGTCGCGACCGGTCCCGAGGTCACGCCCGGTCCCGAGGTCACGACCGGGCCCGCGGCCACGACCGGTCCCGGCGCCCCGGCGGAGGCCGGGGCCACCGCCGGGGCGACCGGCCTCCCGCGCCCGCGCGCCGACGCCGTCCGCAACCGCGAGCGGATCCTGACGGCGGCCCGCGAGGCCTTCGTCGAGTTCGGCGCCGCGACCCCGTTCGACGAGGTGGCCCGCCGGGCCGGCATCGGAAACGCCACCCTCTACCGGCACTTCCCCGACCGGCCCACGCTCGTCCGCCAGGTCGTGCTCTTCACGATGGGCCGGGTCACGGCCTCCGCCGAGGGCTCCCTCGCCGAGGAGCCGGACGCCTTCGCCGCGCTGTGCCGCTTCACGCACACCGCCGCCGACGAGCGGATCGGCGCCCTGTGCCCCGCGCTCGCCGACGACTTCGACCGGGAGCACCCCGAACTCATCGCGGCGCGCACCGCGTTGGAGACGGCCGTCGAGACCCTGCTGACCGCCGGCCAGGACGCCGGACTGGTCCGCACGGACATCGGTATCGGCGACCTGATGGTCGCCCTGTCCCAGCTCAGCCGCCCTCTGCCCGGCACCGCCTGCCTCGACACCGACCGCTTCGCCCACCGTCATCTGCAGCTCTTCCTCGACGGGTTGCGGGCTCCGGCCCGCTCCGAACTCCCGGGTTCGGCAGCCACCTTGGAAGACCTGCGGCAGAAAACCATGTGA
- a CDS encoding MFS transporter, whose amino-acid sequence MSKTAAPAPLAADPSRWKALVFIALAQLMVVLDATIVNIALPSAQTDLGISDGNRQWVITAYALAFGGLLLFGGRIADKWGRKNAFVVGLIGFALASALGGAANGEAMMLGARALQGAFGALLAPAALSLLAVMFTDARERAKAFGIYGAIAGGGGAVGLILGGFLTEYLNWRWTFFVNIPFAIVAAVGAWLVIREPAGSRNRAPLDIPGVVLSTLGLVALVYGFTRAESEGWSDGLTVGMFVGSAVLLAAFVLVEALVKSPLLPLRVLLERNRGGVYLSLGLAVIAMFGLFLFLTYYLQIVKGFSPVKTGFAFLPMIAGMILGSTQIGARLMTRVAPRLLMGPGFLVAAAGMLMLTQLEVGSSYPALILPAQLLLGLGMGTAFMPAMSLSTHGVNPADAGVASAMVNTSQQVGGAIGTALLNTIAASATTAYLADHAAEAAAGGAAGQLIQAQAAVEGYASAIWWAVGILVASSAIALTLINTGRPNMGGPVASGSAEGVDLKVPVIAH is encoded by the coding sequence ATGTCAAAAACAGCCGCGCCTGCGCCGCTGGCTGCCGATCCCAGCCGCTGGAAGGCACTCGTCTTCATAGCCCTGGCCCAGTTGATGGTCGTCCTCGACGCGACCATCGTGAACATCGCCCTGCCCTCCGCCCAGACCGACCTGGGCATCTCGGACGGCAACCGCCAGTGGGTCATCACCGCGTACGCGCTGGCCTTTGGCGGACTGCTCCTCTTCGGCGGCCGCATCGCCGACAAGTGGGGCCGCAAGAACGCCTTCGTCGTCGGCCTCATCGGCTTCGCCCTGGCCTCCGCGCTCGGCGGCGCCGCGAACGGCGAGGCCATGATGCTCGGCGCCCGTGCCCTCCAGGGTGCCTTCGGCGCACTGCTCGCACCGGCGGCCCTGTCGCTGCTCGCGGTCATGTTCACCGACGCCAGGGAGCGCGCCAAGGCCTTCGGCATCTACGGTGCGATCGCGGGCGGCGGCGGCGCCGTCGGCCTGATCCTCGGCGGCTTCCTCACCGAGTACCTGAACTGGCGCTGGACCTTCTTCGTCAACATCCCGTTCGCGATCGTCGCGGCCGTGGGTGCCTGGCTGGTCATCCGTGAGCCCGCCGGCTCCCGCAACCGCGCCCCGCTGGACATCCCCGGCGTGGTCCTGTCCACCCTGGGTCTCGTCGCCCTCGTGTACGGCTTCACCCGCGCCGAGTCCGAAGGCTGGTCGGACGGCCTGACCGTGGGCATGTTCGTCGGCTCGGCGGTCCTGCTGGCGGCCTTCGTCCTCGTCGAGGCCCTGGTGAAGTCCCCGCTGCTGCCGCTGCGCGTCCTGCTGGAGCGCAACCGCGGCGGTGTCTACCTCTCGCTCGGCCTGGCCGTCATCGCGATGTTCGGCCTGTTCCTCTTCCTCACCTACTACCTCCAGATCGTGAAGGGCTTCTCGCCCGTCAAGACCGGCTTCGCCTTCCTGCCGATGATCGCGGGCATGATCCTGGGCTCGACGCAGATCGGCGCCCGCCTGATGACCCGCGTCGCGCCGCGCCTGCTGATGGGCCCGGGCTTCCTCGTCGCCGCCGCAGGCATGCTGATGCTGACCCAGCTGGAGGTCGGGTCCTCGTACCCGGCGCTGATCCTGCCGGCGCAGCTGCTGCTCGGCCTCGGCATGGGCACGGCGTTCATGCCCGCCATGTCCCTGTCCACGCACGGGGTGAACCCGGCCGACGCCGGAGTCGCCTCCGCCATGGTCAACACCTCGCAGCAGGTCGGCGGGGCCATCGGCACCGCGCTGCTGAACACCATCGCCGCCTCGGCGACGACCGCGTACCTGGCCGACCATGCGGCCGAGGCCGCGGCGGGCGGCGCGGCCGGGCAGCTGATCCAGGCGCAGGCCGCGGTCGAGGGCTACGCCTCCGCCATCTGGTGGGCGGTCGGCATCCTGGTCGCCAGCTCGGCCATCGCCCTGACGCTGATCAACACCGGCCGTCCGAACATGGGCGGCCCGGTGGCCTCCGGTTCCGCCGAGGGCGTCGACCTCAAGGTCCCGGTGATCGCCCACTGA
- a CDS encoding dioxygenase family protein, producing the protein MTPPGAIPPIPQGTRMPALYLSHGAPPLADDALWPGELAAWSAGLPRPTAILMVSAHWEEAPLALGATEPAPLVYDFWGFPERYYQVRYEAPGAPDLAASVRSLLRAPGTPVQDIPDRGLDHGAYVPLVEMFPEADIPVLQISMPTLDPRRLMDIGRKLAPLRDEGVLIVGSGFFTHNLAALRHPGPGVPAWSAEFDAWGHEALASGDLDSLLDFETKSPSGRLAHPRTEHFAPLFVTLGAAEATGDLTTRRDPVTGFWMGLSKRSLQFG; encoded by the coding sequence ATGACTCCGCCGGGCGCGATCCCGCCGATCCCGCAGGGGACCCGCATGCCGGCGCTCTACCTCAGCCACGGGGCGCCACCGCTCGCGGACGACGCGCTCTGGCCGGGCGAACTGGCCGCCTGGTCCGCCGGGCTGCCCCGCCCCACGGCGATCCTGATGGTCTCCGCCCACTGGGAGGAGGCCCCGCTCGCCCTCGGCGCAACCGAACCGGCCCCGCTCGTCTACGACTTCTGGGGCTTCCCCGAGCGCTACTACCAGGTCCGCTACGAGGCTCCGGGCGCCCCGGACCTCGCCGCCTCGGTCCGGTCGCTGCTACGGGCCCCCGGCACCCCGGTCCAGGACATCCCGGACCGCGGCCTGGACCACGGGGCGTACGTCCCGCTGGTGGAGATGTTCCCGGAGGCCGACATACCGGTGCTCCAGATATCCATGCCGACCCTGGATCCGCGCCGCCTGATGGACATCGGCCGCAAGCTGGCGCCCCTGCGCGACGAGGGCGTCCTCATCGTCGGCAGCGGCTTCTTCACCCACAACCTGGCCGCGCTGCGGCACCCGGGCCCGGGCGTCCCCGCCTGGTCCGCCGAATTCGACGCGTGGGGCCACGAGGCGCTGGCCTCCGGCGACCTGGACTCCCTGCTCGACTTCGAGACCAAGTCCCCGTCGGGCCGCCTCGCCCACCCCCGTACGGAACACTTCGCCCCGCTCTTCGTCACACTCGGCGCCGCGGAGGCCACCGGCGACCTGACCACCCGCCGCGACCCGGTCACCGGCTTCTGGATGGGCCTCTCGAAACGCTCCCTGCAGTTCGGCTAG
- a CDS encoding thioesterase II family protein: MVGSRSSSAVPWWPSLRLQGAAVAPRARLLVFPHSGSGPNTLYPLVEALPQHVEVLGLSLPGRERRFGEPPGCRLDQVLDSVSDEVLGRAPLPTVVFGHSLGALLATRAARLLGPHCRAAVVSGQVPGGTPRRAHATTTDQDAVRLLREGGGTPEWVLQDPDMLDHLTRVLRADLALGREAASGFEDVRLDVPLDVLGGTADPLVPHEPLDDWAAHTTAACRVRRFDGDHFFLLAPEHRAEVVDVLRQALAGA; this comes from the coding sequence ATGGTCGGGTCGCGTTCCTCCTCCGCCGTCCCCTGGTGGCCGTCGCTCCGGCTCCAGGGTGCGGCCGTCGCGCCCCGCGCGCGCCTGCTGGTGTTCCCGCACTCCGGGTCCGGCCCCAACACCCTGTACCCCCTGGTCGAGGCGCTGCCCCAGCACGTGGAAGTGCTCGGACTGTCGCTGCCCGGGCGGGAGCGCCGGTTCGGCGAGCCTCCCGGCTGCCGGCTCGACCAGGTCCTGGACTCCGTGTCCGACGAGGTGCTCGGCCGTGCGCCGCTGCCCACGGTGGTCTTCGGGCACAGCCTCGGCGCGCTCCTCGCCACCCGGGCCGCGCGCCTCCTCGGCCCGCACTGCCGGGCCGCCGTCGTCAGCGGCCAGGTGCCGGGCGGGACTCCGCGCCGGGCCCATGCCACCACCACCGACCAGGACGCCGTCCGGCTGCTGCGGGAAGGCGGGGGCACGCCGGAGTGGGTCCTGCAGGATCCGGACATGCTGGACCACCTCACGCGCGTGCTGCGCGCCGACCTCGCGCTCGGCCGGGAGGCCGCGTCGGGGTTCGAGGACGTACGGCTCGACGTGCCCCTGGACGTGCTGGGCGGGACGGCGGATCCGCTGGTCCCGCACGAGCCGCTCGATGACTGGGCCGCTCACACGACCGCGGCGTGCCGGGTGCGCCGGTTCGACGGAGACCACTTCTTCCTGCTGGCCCCGGAGCACCGCGCCGAGGTCGTGGACGTCCTGCGCCAGGCCCTCGCGGGGGCCTGA